From the Ilumatobacteraceae bacterium genome, the window TGTGAGGCCCCAGCGCTTCGAGCCGACCGATGTGCCGACCGGAACCCTCGGACCGGCTGGCGGGCCCCGAGAGCCGGCAGCGCGTGAGCCGGGCGCGTCAGCTCGTCAAGCGGGTCTTGCCGGCTCCACTCGTCGAAGCCATCCGGAAGCGGCGACGTTCGGGGGAGGAGCGACGTTCGGGTCGTGGCCGTCGGGCCGCAGCGCGTCGATCCGGCGACACCGATCGGATGATCGCGCTGGGTACCGGTCTGTGGTCGAGCGACGAGTCCACCGATGCGGCACGGTTCGAGGCGGCGCTCGCGACGACTCCCGACGCGACCGACGCCCGAGGTCATGGTGCGTTGGCGCTCGCCCAGTGGCGTCTCCATCACGGCGAGCCCGAGGCGGCACTCCGGACGGTCGAGACCTCGCGCGCGGCGAGCCGGTCGGTCCAAGACGATCTCGACCTCCTGCGCGTCGACTGTCTGATCGAGTGCGGGCGTGCGCGTGACGCGCTCAGCGCCCTGGCGCGGCTGACCGGCAAGCACTCGAACGATCCGGCGCTCACGCTCCGCGCCGCGTCGGCGCGCCTGCTCCTCGAACCCGACCGGGGCACCGGGTCGGGACCCGTGGTCGAAGCGTTGAACACGATCTATCGCGATGGGTCGACGGCGATGGCGTGGCGGACCTGCGTCGGCTCCCCGGTCGGCGTGGCCAACCTGTCGAGTGCAGCACCCCGTGCCGAACCGAACGGCGGGTCGGCGTTGGTGACCGTCGTGACGTGGGTCGACGATTCGGGAGAGGTGCCCGTCCTCGAGTCGCTGTGCGATCAGACCTGGTCGAACATCGAGGTGCTGATCCTGAACGGATCTCGAGCCGTGAGCGGCGGTGTGCTCGACCGTTCGGAGAGCGACGACCGCGTCCGCGTGGTCGACGGTGACCCGGCCGGCCGCGGACCCTTCGACGCAGCTGCCGAGCACGGCAACGGTGAGTTCGTCACCATGCAGCCGCCCAGCTCCTGGGCGCACTGCCAACGGATCGAGATGCAGGCTGCCGCGATGACCATCGACCCCCAGCTCACCGGGACCGTGGCGAGTCACCTGGTGGTCGGTCGCGACCTCCGACCGTTGCCGCTCGGTCGGGTCGCCGGCAAGCCGCTGATCGGACCCGCGCCGCGACTGGCCATGTTTCGAGTCGCCGGGTCGACTCCGGCCGAGGTCACCCGCCGGTTCGAGGCGGTCTCGAACTGCACGTCGCCGACGACCGGCGAGTTGTTTCCACCCGACGGAGTGACGCTCGTCCTTCCGGGCATTCCGCTGGTGCTGACGAACGAGCATCGGGAGGCTGACTGACATGGCGAGCGCAGCCACCTCCGATGTGTTCGTCGGCGTGGCGTCGATTCCGGATCGGGAAGACTCGCTCCGGCGCGTGATCGACCGATTGCTGCCCCAGGCAGCGAAGATCGGCGTCTACCTCAACGGCTACGAGCGCATACCCGGCTTCCTTCGGCGGGATCGCATCGTCGTCGAGCGTTCGCAGGATCACGGCGACGTCCGCGACAACGGGAAGTTCTTCTTCCTCGGGCAGTCGACCCAGCGGTACTACGCGACCGTCGACGACGACATCTCCTACCCGACCGACTACATCGAGAAGCTCACCGAGTTCCTCGTCGACGCCGACCAGCTGTCGGCAGTCGGCGTGCACGGCGCGCTGTATCCCGACCCGATCATCGACCTGTTCGATGCCCGGGTGCTGCTCCACTTCGAGAAGTCGGCGGCGCACGTCGCGCCCGTCCACCTGCTCGGCACCGGCACCACGATGTTCGATCAGCAGGCCTGGCAACTGAGGTTCGACGAGTTCGGCACCCCGGGAATGGCCGACGTCTGGTTCGCGAAGGCGGCTGTCGAGCGAGGTGCGAGTTGTTTCGTGGTGCCCCGCAAGCGGAAGTGGCTGCAGCCGATTCGCCCGGAGCGCGCCGGTGGTGGCGCGCTGTTCCACGAAGGACTGCACTCGAGCAGCGAGCAGGTCACCGTGCTGCGGGAGGCCAGGCCGTCGGCGGCCGGCACCGACGGCCTGGTCGGTTTCCTGCTGCGAAGTGATCGCTTCCTCGACCGGCTCAGCCTCCATCAAGCGCTGGATCTCGACCGGGTGCGCCGCCAGCTCGGCTTCGAACCGATCTCGGCGTCGATGGCAGCCGAGCTGCGTGAAGCCATCGAGCGGCGACGCCGAACCTGGTCACAGCCGGGGCAGCTTCCACCCGACGGTACGGCCGTCCACGGCAGCCTGATCGTCGACGTGCTGGCCGGCACCGTTACCGCAGACAGCGTGGCCCCGTCCCTGTCGGTTCTCGACCGGACCAGCGCGTTGGTTGCACGCGATCCGGATGTCTGGAACGACCTGCCGTACGGGTTGCAGCTCGATTCCAGGTCGGATCGGTTCGACGAGGTGCGGTCTGCCGTACTCAGCGCCGGGATGCAGGCAACGGCGTCGGACGCCCACCGCCTCTGGGAACTCGATGAACGACGCGCTGCTGCGACGCTGGACCAAGCACTGGCGGCCGCGCGGGCGGGCGCCGAAGTCCCGTTCGAACGCCTTCCTGCCCTCGTCGAACAGGCGCGGGAGCGACCCGAGTCGGCCGCCAAATTCCTGTACGAGTTCCTGCAGATCCTCGACGGAGCTCGTTCCCCCGATGTCACGGGGTTGCGGCTCGCCTTCGGCGACGAGTTCGAATCGCTCGGCGTCGGACTTCCGGTGTGCCAGGCGCTGCTCCGCGCCGGCGACATCGACGCAGCACGACGGATCCTGACGCTCCTCCGGAAACGATCGCCGGCAGACGTCGATGTCAGACTCATGGCGGCTCGTCTCGACAGCGAGGTGGACGAGGGTGGCACGGTCGACCTACGCCCTGCCTTCTCGGTGATCGACGACCTGGTGCGCGGCGAGGGCCTGATCCCGTGGACCGAGCTGTTCCTGCCCGGGAGCGACGGCCACTGGATCCACCGGATGCGGGCTCCTCGGGCGCACGATTCCGACACGGCGCCCGACCGCACGGTCAGCGTGATCATGACGACCCACAACGACGAGACCACGATCGAGCCTGCGGTCGAATCGATCCTTGCATCCACCGGGGTCACGGTCGAATTGGTGATCGTCGACGACCGCAGCACCGACGGCACACTCGCCCGGGTGTCCGGTTTCGACGACCCGCGGATCAAGCTCGTCTCGAACGACCTCAACGTGGGGCCGTACGTGTCACGCAACCGAGCATTGGAGCGGTGTACGGGGCGCTACGTGGCGATCGCCGATGCCGACGACTGGTCACACCCGCAGCGGCTGGCACACCAGTGTTCGCTCCTGGAGGCATCACCACACGTCCACGGGTGCAAGGTCGGCCACGTCAGGGTGTGTGCCAACGGCGACATCGATCTGGAGAACAACTCTAGGTTCGTGGGGGAGGGACCGATGTCGTTGATGTTCCGCAGGTGGCTGGTCGACCACGTCGGAGGATTCGACCACATCAGGACGCGTGGTGACGTCGAGTTCATGCGCCGCGTCCAGTCGCGGTTCGGGTCGACGTCGCTCGAGTCGGTCGGGGTACCGCTGGTGCTCGCCTCGTCGAGCCCTCACTCGAACTCGAAGCGGTTCTCGGAGGGGTCACTGAACCTGTACCGCACGGCATCTCGCCGATGGCACGAACGTCACCGTGGCCGCGACAGTCTCTACGTACCGCTGACAGGGAGCCGTGCGCCGTTCATGGCGCCGGCCGACCTGGTGGTCACCGACGAGCCCGCGGCCCCCGGCTGACGAACGGGCTCAGGCCGGATCGGTGGCCGGGTCGCCGGACTCCGACGATTCGTGGTCCGACGCGGCGTCGCCGTCGGCGCTCGCCGCATCATCGCCGTCGGCCGTCTCGGGCTGGATCGGCCGCGTCAAGGCTGCGAAGCCCCCGGGTGGCGTGATCAACGACTCCCACCCGAGCTCATCCCGCCAGCGAGCCATCGCTGCCTGTTCGCCGGGGCGGTGTGCGTCGTCGACGATGACCAGTGCCGTCTCGCCGAGGCGGCCACCCAGGAGCGGCACCGCTGGATAGCGGGCGAGTTTGCCCGTCGCCTGCGGTGGACCGTCGACGAGCAGCACGTCGATCTCGGCGATCTCCGCCAGGACGGACGGGTCGTACCACGGTTGGGTCCCGCCGCCGACCTCGACGTCGATCAACGGGGCGTGCCGGACCTCGGCGAACTCACTGAGTCCGCGGCGGGCGAGATCGTCGGTCACGTAGTTGTAGAAGCGCTCGTCGTGTTCGAGGCTGACCACCCGGCCGTGACCGCGGCGACGGAAGAACTCGGCGAGATAGATCGTCGAGGCGCCGGGACCACACTCGACCACCAACGAGCTGCCACGGGCTTCGACGTGCTCGAGGAGGTAGAGCAGTGCACCTGGGCCGATCGCCCATCCGCCGAGCGGCGGCGGCTTCTCCGTCACCGGGAAGCGCTCGGTGAGTCGCTGCAGCGAGTCGAACTCGGAGACCGCCTCGTCGACGAGGCGCCGGAAGTTCGTCACCACCTCGTTGCGGGAACGGCGGGTCAGTTCCTCGAGCACGCTGGCGCGCAGATCGTCGAACGCGGTGCGGCTGGTGGCCGCGAGCGTCTCGACCTCGCCGATCGTCGCCTCGAGGCGTTGGGTCGTCTCGTCCAGCCGGCGGCCGGTGACACTTGCCTCTCGTCGCGACACGTCGACGCCGCTGACGAGGGTGCCGAGTTCTCTCGTGGCCGATGCCAGTTCCCTGTCGACCGATCGGAATCCCCGTTCGATCGACTCCAAGACGCTCGACGAGAGCTCGTCGGCAGCGCGTCGGGTCTCGAGTTCCTGACGTGCGAACGCCGATTGCACCGCAGCGAGCAGTTGTTCCGACTGTTTGCCGGTGTGCCCGGAGGCGGCGATCCCGTCCCTGAGGTTGGTCGTCATCTTCTCGATGGCTTCGGACAGCCGTGTCTCGCGTCGATGGTGCTCGGTCATCAGACGGCGGATCCGTCGCTCGGACATGGCGACGAGTCCGCCGAGCGCCGCAGTGGACAGCGTCGTCAGCGCGACGACGACCACGAGCAGCCCGGTACGGCCACCGACCAACCATGCCACGATCGCCGCCACGACCACGACGACCGCGCCGAACGCTGCGAGCACCTTGTTGCGACCGATCCTCATTGTGTCTTCACCTTCGTTTCCAGTGGGTTCATGATGGTCTGGGTCGTGCCGTAGCGACGTTCGATGCCGGCAAGGCGCATCGCAACATACTCGCCGTAGCCGTAGTCGCCGACTCGACGCCATTCGTCTTCGTCCAGGATGGTCTCGAACACGACGCCGAGGCCGTAGATGGGGCCGGGGTCCGCATCGCGGGTGACGACGACGGTCCTCGCGATGTCGTCGGGTGACCAGGTGGCGACGAGTTGCCCGAGTTCGTCGCCGTCGAGATCGAGCGCGACGACGACACGATCGAGCGCCGGGGTGTGATCGGTCGGTGTCGACGTTCGAGCACCGGTGGGATACGGGCCGGGGCGCTCGGCGACCAGCCCGGCCAGGACCTCGGCGAACTCCTCGGCGCCGTTCATCGAGCCGAGCAGTTCGGTCGTCCGTCGAGCGATCTCCGGCTCGTACGGACGCAGCATGCGACGCACCGCCTGATCGAACTCTCGGCTGAAGATGTTCGCTGCCCACTGTGACCGACCACACAGCGACGCGAACTCCGCTCGACGGTACTGGTCGTCGATCCGAGCGCCGCGGTGCGGCACGAAGACGGCCGGGAGGCCGCTCGCGACGACCTCGTGGAACGAGTTGTAGCCGGAACTCGACACGACCGCGTCGAACGCGTTGAAGAATCGGGCGACGGGATAGACGGGGGCCATGTGGATGCCGGGCACCTCCCCGACCTCGCCACCGTGGAGCGGGTGCATCGGCGCGAACACGTGCGTGTCGCGACCGCCGTGGCGACGGATGGCCTGGGTGGCGCGGTCGATCATTCGGCGGACTTCGTCGGAACTCCGATCGCCGACGTTCACCAGGACGGCGCGACCTTCGCGGGGTATCCCGAGGGCGTCTCGTGCCTCGTCAGCCGGTACGTAGTCGGCGGGGTCGACCATGACGACCGGTGCCGTCGAGACCGTGCCGGAGCGCTGGGCCGTGGTCGCCCCCTGGTCGATCACCGACGCCACGTCGCCCGGCTCGACGACGAGATCGAACTCGTCGCTGAGGGATACGGCTGCTCGGTTCTTGTCGGGTTGCCACAGCCCGCGCCGGGACCAGATGAAGCGGGTTCGGGGTGCGCGCTCGCGGAGCGCGGCGAAGATCCTCGGGGGCGACACATGGTCGACGACCACCGCACGGGTGTCCGTCGCCTCGATCACTTCGAGAAGTCGCTCCATGATCATCGGCTCCCACTCCGGCTTGGTGATGTCGAGCCGACCGTAGGACGGGAAGTACTCCGTCGGGATCCCAGCCGACCGGGGCAGCGTGAAGCCGGCCGACATGGTCAGGAACAGAGGCTGGAACGCCCCTCGCGATCGCAGGGCGATCGCCAGCTGGCGAGTGAGATGCCCGAGCCCGATGCCGTTGTCGGTGTAGAACAGGACGACGGGGCGTGCGCTGCTCGAGTCGTCTTCGGCGGCCATATCCGCTTCGACCTTACTCCGCAGCCGGTCGCGGCGCGACATGGCCACTCGCCCGTCGCCGGCGGTGGGAACGCAACGTCACCTCAGTTCGGCTCGGCCGGGAGCACGTGTCTCCGGAACCAGTCGAAGAGCAACTCCTCGGTGCGTTCGACGAGGTCGACGGAGCTGTCGGCGTCCGGCGTGGAGGCGACCGTCTCGGACGATGCCAACGCGTCGACATCACCGAGGACCGTCGTGCCGGGGGGAAACTTCGCGATTTCCTCCCGGGCCCACCCGACGCTCTTCTCGATGTGCTCTTCCGGAAACTTGATCCTCGAGCCGAGCCCGCTCTGCGCCGCCGGGAACAGCAGATGCTCGAGCAGGAAGCCGCGGAACTCGTCGGCGTCGGGTCGTCGACGTGCGTTCGTGGTTCGGTTGACGCTGCGGAGCAGCTCGGCATCTTCCCAGCGCAGCGAAACGTTGCGGTCCTTCGCCGACAGTTCGGGCGCCGCGAGTTCGACGTCGTCGATCCGGGCGGCGCGCAGGAAGGCGTCCATGAGTTCGTCGCGGTCGAAGCTGTCGACGACGACCACCGACACGTCGGCGTGGTGCGTCCATCGGTCGACAGTATTACCGAATGCGTAGTTGCGCCACAGTCCTGACCCGGTGTCGCGTTCGTCGTGCATCCGGGCGAAGAACTCCGCGAGGCTCGCCTCCGAGCCGCGCTTCACGCCCTGCTGCCACGCCGAGAGCAACGTGCTGAGCATGTTCCTGACCGTGACCACGACGGTGTCGATGCCGCCGATTCGCTCGGCAAAACGATCCACCCCGGACTGGGGCATGCACGACAGCGCCTCGCTCGAGATCACGACGGTTTCGTCGGATGCCCGGATCGAATCGAGCAACGCGTCACCGGCGTGTTCCCAACGCTCCTGGTCGTGGACCCAGTAGATGTCGTTGCCGCAGAGTCCGTAGCAGGCGTGCTGCTGGTTGTACTTGGGGCCCGGGTACGAGATGCCGCTCCGGAGCAACGACTCGCGATTCTGTGCGAGCGTCTGCTGCATGAAGGTCGTGCCCGACTTCATCTGTCCGACGTGCACGATCACCCGGCGCGTCATGAGGGACGGTCCGTCCCTCCGGCCGAGTCGTCGGTCGCTGCGAGCGGTACCGGTCCGTACCCCAGCAGGTCACACAGATCCTGGTACCGAGCGTCGTCACAGACCATCGTCTGCGCAGCAGTGGAGAACAGGACCTGATACTTGTCGTCCTGTTTCCAGTCGCCGGCGGCAACCGACGAGTCGTAGTACGTCGTCCGGGCGTTGGTCGGCGCTGACTGGCCATGGGCGCGTCGTGTCATCCAGATCGGCTGGCGGTTGCCGCCGATCGTGTGGGCAGCGTGCTGCGAGAAGCGGGCGGGGTCGAAGGTGCCGTCGGCGATCCCGAGATGGGCCTCGAGGTGACGAAACGCGGCGAACGAGTCGTCGTCCGCCTCGTCGGCACGGAACACGTGGGCGTCGGGACATGCGTCGGTGATCGTTCGGTAGCTTCGCAGGAAATGGGCGGCGGCCGAGTGCACGACCGGGACGAACTCGTCCAACGACCGATCGATCGTTGCGCCGATCTCGCCGAGGTCGTCGGTGTCGATGCCGAGACGCCGACGGCGGTTGTACAGATGGCTCGCGATCAGACGCATCGGGTGTTTGCGAGGCGAGATGACGAAGTCGGGGCTGTCGTCATCGGGATCGGGCACCGACTTGGAGCCGTCGACGAGCATCGTGATCTCCGGGTGACGTCGCAACAACGCTTGGTGGACGAGGGAGATCCGGTCGGCGTTCGACGCCTCGAGTTCGTCTCGGAGCTGCTCCGACCAGTAGTCGCAGGACGGCCCGCAGAAGTCGCAGCTGGGAAACCGGCCGTCGTTCTCGGCGGCGCGCCAACTCGACAGGTACCGGTAGATCTCGGAGCCGAAGAACACGCCGGTCCCGGTGTTCATCGCACACCCGAGCACCGTCGAGCCGCAGTACGAGGGCCCCACGATCCTCACGATCGACGCGTTCACGTCGGACTCCCCGAGGTCCCGAGCCGGGGGACGTGGAACCTCGTGGCGCCGGTGTGCGGCTGCGCGCCCCCAACGGGGACCTGGCACTGTTCGACGACCATCACAACCGCTCGACGTTCGCGCCGGTGAGCACTCCTCGGGTGTCGAACATCGCGCTCGCGGCACCGGTGACGGCGTCGAGGTCGAAGTCGTCGTGGGCTTGCAGGAGGACGATCAGATCGGCATCGCCGGCGGCCTCGATCACATCGGTTCGCCGGGGGACGTCGATGTCGTCGATGCTCCACGAATCGACATAGGGGTCCCCGTACTCCACTTGGGCGCCGAGTTCGAGGAGTCGGCGTCCGATCGGGCGAGCGGGCGACTCCCGTTCGTCGGCGATGTTCTTCTTGTAGGTCACGCCGAGGAGCAGGATGCGAGCGTTCTTGACCGACTTGGCTTCGTCGTTGAGGATTCGGATGACGCGCGAGACCACATAGGCGGGCATCCGGGCCGAGATCTCCTGTGCCAGTTCGACGAACCGGAAGGGGTACCCCAGCGTGCGAACCTTGTACGACAGGTAGTTCGGATCAATCGGGATGCAATGGCCGCCGACACCGGGGCCCGGGTAGAACGCCTGATACCCGAATGGCTTCGTGCTGGCAGCCGCGATCGACTCCCAGAGGTCGATGCCCAGGTCGTGGCAGAAGATCGCCATCTCGTTCATCAACGCGATGTTCACGTGCCGGTAGGTGTTCTCCAGCAGCTTGGCCATCTCCGCTTCGCGCGTGCCCGAGGTCGGCACGACGGTGTCGATGAAGCGTTGGTACAGCGCGACGGCCGCGCTGGTCGACTGCTCGTTGACGCCACCGACGACCTTGGGGGTGTTCTGCACGCCGTACACGGCGTTGCCCGGGTCGATGCGCTCGGGCGAGTACGCGAGATCGAAGTCGGTGCCGGCGACGAGTCCGGTCTGTTCGAGGATGGGGCGGACGACGTCCTCGGTCGTACCCGGGTAGGTGGTGGATTCCAGCACCACCAGCGTGGATGGCCGAAGATGCCGGGCGACCGATTCGGTCGCCGCCTTCACCGCCGCCAGGTCGGGACCACCCGACTCGTCGAGCGGCGTCGGTACGCAGATCACGACCGCCGAGGCGGTTTCGAACACGGTCGGGTCGGACGACGCCAAGAACCCGGATTCGACCATCTTGCGGACGTCGTCGTCGTCGAGGTCGTCGACATGGCTGCGACCGTTGTTCAGCGCGTCGATCGTGGTGGTGTCGACATCGAAGCCGACCACTCGGAGTCCTTTGGCGACCGCCTGTTGGGCGAGCGGCAGGCCGACGTAACCCAGCCCGACGATCACGAGGTCAGTTCCGCTCATTGGTTGTCCTTTCACCGAAGACGTGTGCAGTGGGAGATCTGCGGGGCGAGTGGGATGTCTCGCTACGCATCGAACACCAGCCGCCTGAATCGACCGCGCAGGATGAACAGGATCTCGAGACCGAGAATCCATGCCAGCGCCAGCGAATGATCGTTGGCCCGTGCGTACCGGCGGGCCACCCGGTAGTGGTGCCGTCGCCACTTGCGGGCGTTCCGCATGCCGTACGACACGTAGTGGTGGCGGTGTGTGCGCCAGATCCGGTTCCACGAGCGCCAGACGTCCATCGTGCCGCGTCCGCTGTCTTCCTTGTGGTACACGCACAGCGGCGCCTCGGTGTCGACCCGTCGGAACCGTCCGCCGAGTTCGGCGAACCGGATGAAGTAGCCGAGATCCTGCAGCCGGGGGAGTCGCTCGTCGAACGGCCCGGCCTCGAGGAACGTGGTACGGAGGCCCATCATCAGCCACAGGTAGCCGCCGAAGCTGGCATCGAGGAGCGACCTCATCGGATCGTCCGGCTCCTCGGGTGCCATCAGCTTCGGACCACTCCAGTCGGGGCGGAGCCAGTGATAGTTCGTGTAGACGAGGAGGCCGTCCAGGTGGCCGGTGCCGAGTTCGGTTTCGACCCGCCCGAGTTCGTCCAGCTGCGCTCGGAGCATGCCCGGGTACTTCTCGTCGTCGGCATCGAGCCAGGTGAGGAAGCGTCCACGGGCCGATTGCAGCAGCAGGTTGCGCGTGTAGGGGCGACCGCGGTTGCGGGCATTGGCGATCAGACGGATCTGGTGGATCTCGTCGGAGAGCCGCTC encodes:
- a CDS encoding glycosyltransferase family A protein, with amino-acid sequence MSRARQLVKRVLPAPLVEAIRKRRRSGEERRSGRGRRAAARRSGDTDRMIALGTGLWSSDESTDAARFEAALATTPDATDARGHGALALAQWRLHHGEPEAALRTVETSRAASRSVQDDLDLLRVDCLIECGRARDALSALARLTGKHSNDPALTLRAASARLLLEPDRGTGSGPVVEALNTIYRDGSTAMAWRTCVGSPVGVANLSSAAPRAEPNGGSALVTVVTWVDDSGEVPVLESLCDQTWSNIEVLILNGSRAVSGGVLDRSESDDRVRVVDGDPAGRGPFDAAAEHGNGEFVTMQPPSSWAHCQRIEMQAAAMTIDPQLTGTVASHLVVGRDLRPLPLGRVAGKPLIGPAPRLAMFRVAGSTPAEVTRRFEAVSNCTSPTTGELFPPDGVTLVLPGIPLVLTNEHREAD
- a CDS encoding glycosyltransferase family A protein, which encodes MASAATSDVFVGVASIPDREDSLRRVIDRLLPQAAKIGVYLNGYERIPGFLRRDRIVVERSQDHGDVRDNGKFFFLGQSTQRYYATVDDDISYPTDYIEKLTEFLVDADQLSAVGVHGALYPDPIIDLFDARVLLHFEKSAAHVAPVHLLGTGTTMFDQQAWQLRFDEFGTPGMADVWFAKAAVERGASCFVVPRKRKWLQPIRPERAGGGALFHEGLHSSSEQVTVLREARPSAAGTDGLVGFLLRSDRFLDRLSLHQALDLDRVRRQLGFEPISASMAAELREAIERRRRTWSQPGQLPPDGTAVHGSLIVDVLAGTVTADSVAPSLSVLDRTSALVARDPDVWNDLPYGLQLDSRSDRFDEVRSAVLSAGMQATASDAHRLWELDERRAAATLDQALAAARAGAEVPFERLPALVEQARERPESAAKFLYEFLQILDGARSPDVTGLRLAFGDEFESLGVGLPVCQALLRAGDIDAARRILTLLRKRSPADVDVRLMAARLDSEVDEGGTVDLRPAFSVIDDLVRGEGLIPWTELFLPGSDGHWIHRMRAPRAHDSDTAPDRTVSVIMTTHNDETTIEPAVESILASTGVTVELVIVDDRSTDGTLARVSGFDDPRIKLVSNDLNVGPYVSRNRALERCTGRYVAIADADDWSHPQRLAHQCSLLEASPHVHGCKVGHVRVCANGDIDLENNSRFVGEGPMSLMFRRWLVDHVGGFDHIRTRGDVEFMRRVQSRFGSTSLESVGVPLVLASSSPHSNSKRFSEGSLNLYRTASRRWHERHRGRDSLYVPLTGSRAPFMAPADLVVTDEPAAPG
- a CDS encoding class I SAM-dependent methyltransferase, producing MRIGRNKVLAAFGAVVVVVAAIVAWLVGGRTGLLVVVVALTTLSTAALGGLVAMSERRIRRLMTEHHRRETRLSEAIEKMTTNLRDGIAASGHTGKQSEQLLAAVQSAFARQELETRRAADELSSSVLESIERGFRSVDRELASATRELGTLVSGVDVSRREASVTGRRLDETTQRLEATIGEVETLAATSRTAFDDLRASVLEELTRRSRNEVVTNFRRLVDEAVSEFDSLQRLTERFPVTEKPPPLGGWAIGPGALLYLLEHVEARGSSLVVECGPGASTIYLAEFFRRRGHGRVVSLEHDERFYNYVTDDLARRGLSEFAEVRHAPLIDVEVGGGTQPWYDPSVLAEIAEIDVLLVDGPPQATGKLARYPAVPLLGGRLGETALVIVDDAHRPGEQAAMARWRDELGWESLITPPGGFAALTRPIQPETADGDDAASADGDAASDHESSESGDPATDPA
- a CDS encoding nucleotide sugar dehydrogenase; translated protein: MSGTDLVIVGLGYVGLPLAQQAVAKGLRVVGFDVDTTTIDALNNGRSHVDDLDDDDVRKMVESGFLASSDPTVFETASAVVICVPTPLDESGGPDLAAVKAATESVARHLRPSTLVVLESTTYPGTTEDVVRPILEQTGLVAGTDFDLAYSPERIDPGNAVYGVQNTPKVVGGVNEQSTSAAVALYQRFIDTVVPTSGTREAEMAKLLENTYRHVNIALMNEMAIFCHDLGIDLWESIAAASTKPFGYQAFYPGPGVGGHCIPIDPNYLSYKVRTLGYPFRFVELAQEISARMPAYVVSRVIRILNDEAKSVKNARILLLGVTYKKNIADERESPARPIGRRLLELGAQVEYGDPYVDSWSIDDIDVPRRTDVIEAAGDADLIVLLQAHDDFDLDAVTGAASAMFDTRGVLTGANVERL
- a CDS encoding glycosyltransferase family A protein, which encodes MTTLTICIPAYNAHDHIERAIRSICVDEVDGEVEILVCDDGSTDDTRAIVERLSDEIHQIRLIANARNRGRPYTRNLLLQSARGRFLTWLDADDEKYPGMLRAQLDELGRVETELGTGHLDGLLVYTNYHWLRPDWSGPKLMAPEEPDDPMRSLLDASFGGYLWLMMGLRTTFLEAGPFDERLPRLQDLGYFIRFAELGGRFRRVDTEAPLCVYHKEDSGRGTMDVWRSWNRIWRTHRHHYVSYGMRNARKWRRHHYRVARRYARANDHSLALAWILGLEILFILRGRFRRLVFDA